One region of Carassius auratus strain Wakin unplaced genomic scaffold, ASM336829v1 scaf_tig00021110, whole genome shotgun sequence genomic DNA includes:
- the LOC113076739 gene encoding ATP-sensitive inward rectifier potassium channel 12-like — protein MGTNRGNRYSIVSPDEEGLKISTLGLHNGHGSRRLHSPDGEAGPSTASTVMRTGYNGKISTSGRGQLRSRFVKKNGQCNVVFANMDDKPWRYLADIFTTCVDIRWRYLLMIFCSTFLFSWLVFGLIFYSVSLVHGDFDKDHGSSRKPWKPCLLHVEGFIGAFLFSIETQTTIGYGWRCVTEECPVAIVTVVVQSIVGCIIDSFMIGTIMAKMARPKKRNQTLLFSHNAVIALRDGKLCLMWRVGNLRRSHIVEAHVRAQLIRPYVTAEGEFIPLENMDLNVGYDEGTDRLFLVSPLVIVHEIDEDSPLWGMSRADLESDDFEIVVILEGMVEATAMTTQARSSYLSREILWGHRFEPVIFEDGDRYQVDYAHFHKTYEVHSTPACSAKELSELTGRRSSGSSRSVTPDSRSRAQTLLPPHSPSAFCYENEVALCCREDEEEQPCNPMTVAPTDFQKMFQDSATMTSGNNMLCVLDMDNQIEFDIMQTAKPLDPMTYKSESEI, from the coding sequence GTACAGCATCGTGTCTCCTGATGAGGAGGGTCTGAAGATCTCCACCCTCGGCCTCCACAACGGCCACGGCTCCAGACGGCTTCACTCCCCCGATGGAGAGGCGGGCCCGAGCACCGCATCGACGGTGATGAGGACCGGCTACAATGGGAAGATCTCCACGTCCGGCCGCGGCCAGCTGCGGAGCCGCTTCGTCAAGAAGAACGGCCAGTGCAACGTGGTCTTCGCCAACATGGACGACAAGCCGTGGCGATACCTGGCGGACATCTTCACGACGTGTGTGGACATCCGCTGGCGCTACCTGCTGATGATCTTCTGCTCCACCTTCTTGTTCTCCTGGCTCGTGTTTGGCTTGATCTTCTACAGCGTGTCTCTAGTGCACGGGGACTTCGATAAAGATCACGGGAGCAGCAGAAAGCCGTGGAAACCGTGTTTGCTGCACGTCGAGGGTTTCATTGGCGCGTTCCTGTTCTCAATCGAGACCCAAACCACGATTGGTTACGGCTGGCGCTGCGTGACCGAAGAGTGTCCCGTAGCGATCGTTACGGTCGTAGTGCAATCGATCGTTGGATGCATCATTGACTCTTTCATGATTGGCACCATTATGGCCAAAATGGCGCGTCCGAAGAAGCGAAACCAAACCTTGTTGTTTTCGCACAACGCGGTGATTGCGTTGCGCGACGGGAAGCTGTGTTTAATGTGGCGCGTCGGGAACCTTCGGCGAAGCCACATTGTTGAAGCCCACGTTCGAGCGCAGCTCATCCGACCCTACGTGACGGCAGAGGGCGAGTTCATCCCGCTGGAGAATATGGATTTGAACGTGGGCTACGACGAAGGTACAGACCGCCTCTTCCTAGTGTCGCCGCTAGTAATCGTACACGAAATCGACGAGGACTCGCCGCTTTGGGGGATGAGTCGGGCGGATCTCGAATCGGATGATTTCGAGATTGTAGTGATCCTGGAGGGAATGGTGGAGGCGACAGCAATGACCACGCAAGCACGTAGCTCCTACCTTTCCCGGGAGATCCTATGGGGTCACCGCTTCGAGCCAGTCATCTTCGAGGACGGCGATCGCTACCAGGTCGATTACGCACATTTCCACAAAACCTACGAGGTTCACTCCACACCCGCCTGCAGTGCTAAGGAGCTGAGTGAACTGACCGGGCGCCGTTCATCCGGGTCGTCCCGATCCGTGACGCCAGACAGCCGCAGCCGGGCGCAGACGCTCCTCCCGCCGCACTCGCCCAGCGCCTTCTGCTACGAGAACGAGGTGGCGCTCTGCTGCAGAGAGGACGAGGAGGAGCAGCCGTGCAACCCGATGACTGTCGCTCCCACAGACTTCCAGAAAATGTTCCAGGATTCAGCCACCATGACCTCCGGAAACAACATGCTCTGCGTATTGGACATGGACAATCAGATCGAGTTTGACATCATGCAGACTGCCAAACCACTCGACCCCATGACTTATAAGAGCGAATCTGAGATATGA